Proteins encoded together in one Pseudomonas sp. TCU-HL1 window:
- a CDS encoding circularly permuted type 2 ATP-grasp protein, with protein sequence MSELLANYPLTATAYHELLNARGEVRPHWLRLFQQLERSSPAQMQQRQELLARQIQENGVTYNVYADPKGTDRPWELDLLPNLLSAEEWQPIAAGVAQRARLLNAVLADLYGPQNLLVDGLLPSELVFGHPNFLWPCQGVQPPGGIFLHSYAVDLARDADGRWHVLADRTQAPSGAGYALENRQIVSRALPELYRDLKVQYLAGYFRTLQETLIRQAPSDGETPLVVLLTPGRFNETYFEHLYLARQLGFPLVEGHDLTVRDATLYLKTLGGLKRVHAVLRRLDDDFCDPLELRTDSALGVPGLLDAVRRGRVLVANALGSGVLESPGLLGLLPRVSQRLLGEDLLLPTLGTWWCGQGQVLSKSPDGLAGLVIKPAFPSQSFEPLFGHALEDGALLALRKRLQAHPHAYVAQRMAQLSQAPVWQGDAERGELQSRAIGMRVFAVAGRDGNYWVMPGGLTRVASAADAEVVSMQRGGASKDTWVLADLPVVGEPLRPRTLGARDLIRQDPYLPSRVVENLYWFGRYGERCDNGARLLRVVLSRYVDADGDDQALQSALQLATAIGLVPRGDEPLEQRLLAALLDDEWPSSVSANLRRLHWAAAQVRGRLSRENWHAVLELHREAQALDPERTDLGEALEFLNRLLMSLAALSGFALDDMTRDDGWRFLMIGRRIERVQFYAEAIAGFLEGGATWDPVALEWLLELGNSTITYRSRYLASPQLIPVLDLLLLHDQNPHALRFQLQALERSLGRLHLEFGAPQELVLSGLIGRLLAFDLATLEDPLFGSESLDDVLEGLADLLREIAQNVGQVSDRLGLRYFAHVDDVSQQTVST encoded by the coding sequence ATGTCCGAGCTGCTAGCCAACTACCCCCTGACGGCCACGGCCTACCACGAGCTGCTGAATGCCCGTGGCGAGGTGCGCCCACACTGGCTGCGCCTGTTCCAGCAGTTGGAACGCAGCAGCCCGGCGCAAATGCAACAGCGACAGGAACTGCTGGCGCGGCAGATCCAGGAGAACGGTGTCACCTACAACGTCTACGCCGATCCCAAGGGCACTGATCGCCCCTGGGAGCTGGACCTCTTGCCCAACCTGCTCTCCGCCGAGGAATGGCAGCCCATCGCGGCCGGCGTGGCCCAGCGTGCTCGTCTGCTGAACGCCGTGCTGGCCGACCTCTACGGCCCGCAGAACCTGCTGGTCGACGGGCTGTTGCCCAGCGAACTGGTCTTTGGGCACCCGAATTTCCTCTGGCCCTGCCAGGGCGTGCAGCCGCCCGGTGGCATCTTCCTGCACAGCTACGCCGTGGACCTGGCCCGCGATGCCGACGGCCGCTGGCATGTGTTGGCCGACCGCACCCAGGCGCCCTCTGGCGCAGGCTATGCCCTGGAGAACCGGCAGATCGTCTCCCGCGCCTTGCCGGAGCTCTACCGCGACCTGAAGGTGCAGTACCTGGCCGGCTACTTCCGCACCTTGCAGGAAACCCTGATCCGCCAGGCGCCCAGCGACGGCGAGACGCCGCTGGTGGTGCTGCTGACGCCGGGGCGATTCAACGAAACCTACTTCGAGCATCTCTACCTCGCCCGCCAGCTTGGCTTTCCGTTGGTGGAAGGCCACGACCTGACGGTGCGCGACGCCACCCTCTACCTCAAGACACTGGGTGGCCTGAAACGGGTCCACGCCGTGCTGCGCCGCCTCGACGACGACTTCTGCGACCCTCTGGAGCTGCGAACCGATTCGGCCCTCGGCGTGCCCGGCCTGCTGGACGCGGTGCGCCGTGGCCGGGTGCTGGTGGCCAACGCCCTGGGCAGCGGCGTGCTGGAGTCGCCAGGCTTGCTGGGCCTGCTGCCCAGGGTCAGCCAGCGTCTTCTGGGTGAAGACCTGCTGCTGCCCACCCTGGGCACCTGGTGGTGCGGCCAGGGGCAGGTGCTGAGCAAGTCCCCGGACGGCCTGGCCGGGCTGGTGATCAAGCCCGCCTTCCCCAGCCAGAGCTTCGAACCGCTGTTCGGCCACGCGCTTGAGGATGGCGCTCTGCTGGCGCTGCGCAAACGTTTGCAGGCCCATCCCCACGCCTATGTCGCCCAGCGCATGGCGCAGCTGTCGCAGGCGCCGGTCTGGCAGGGGGACGCAGAACGCGGCGAATTGCAGTCGCGAGCCATCGGCATGCGGGTCTTCGCCGTGGCCGGTCGCGATGGCAATTACTGGGTGATGCCCGGCGGCCTGACGCGGGTGGCGTCGGCGGCCGATGCCGAGGTGGTTTCCATGCAGCGCGGCGGTGCCAGCAAGGACACCTGGGTGCTGGCCGATCTGCCGGTGGTGGGTGAACCCTTGCGCCCGCGCACCCTCGGTGCGCGCGACCTGATCCGCCAGGACCCTTATCTGCCATCGCGCGTGGTGGAAAACCTCTACTGGTTCGGCCGCTACGGCGAACGTTGCGACAACGGCGCCCGCCTGCTGCGGGTGGTGCTGTCGCGCTATGTGGATGCCGACGGCGACGACCAGGCGCTGCAATCGGCCCTGCAGCTGGCCACTGCCATCGGCCTGGTGCCGCGCGGCGATGAACCCCTGGAGCAACGCTTGCTGGCGGCCCTGCTGGACGATGAGTGGCCCAGCAGCGTCAGCGCCAACCTGCGCCGCTTGCATTGGGCCGCGGCCCAGGTGCGTGGGCGGCTGTCGCGGGAGAACTGGCACGCGGTGCTGGAGCTGCATCGCGAGGCACAGGCCCTGGACCCGGAACGCACCGACCTGGGCGAGGCCCTGGAATTTCTCAACCGCTTGCTGATGTCCCTGGCGGCCCTGTCCGGCTTTGCCCTGGACGACATGACCCGTGACGATGGCTGGCGCTTCCTGATGATCGGCCGGCGCATCGAGCGCGTGCAGTTCTATGCCGAAGCCATCGCCGGATTCCTCGAAGGCGGCGCCACCTGGGACCCGGTTGCCCTTGAGTGGCTGCTGGAACTGGGCAACAGCACCATCACTTACCGTTCGCGCTACCTGGCCTCACCGCAGTTGATCCCGGTGCTCGACCTGCTCCTGCTGCACGACCAGAACCCCCACGCGCTGCGCTTCCAGTTGCAGGCGCTGGAGCGCTCCCTGGGACGGCTGCACCTGGAGTTCGGCGCGCCCCAGGAGCTGGTGCTCAGTGGCCTGATCGGTCGCCTGCTGGCCTTCGACCTGGCCACCCTGGAGGACCCGTTGTTCGGCAGCGAAAGCCTGGATGACGTGCTCGAAGGCTTGGCCGACCTGTTGCGGGAAATCGCGCAGAACGTCGGACAGGTCTCCGATCGCCTCGGATTGCGCTATTTTGCCCACGTCGACGACGTCAGCCAGCAAACGGTATCCACCTGA